TGGGGAAGTGTTAAATGAAAACCTTCTCTATgaccttgtcacactgttaacAGCTAACACATGAATCTGTTAACCCGCCTTTGCGGTAAAAACTCCAGTAATGCGTGGTATGCTGAGCGTCAGTTGAGTTTTTTGTTAGGAGGTATCAGTGGACAGAGCATAGGTAGAGAATGGGCATGAAGGGCTCCTTGCAATGTACGTACTGGAATTACTGCCCACTAATTGACTAACATGTTATTAACATGGATGCACTGTCCACCCACTAATTAGGAGGCACTGAGTGCCCCCTCAGTAACAGCGTGCTGGTCTTGCATGTTACCGGCTACTTCAATGTATGACCAAAATGAACGCCCCTTCTTGCTGTCATGTTAGCTTTGGGCTTGCTGTGCATTAAAATCATGTGTTACAGCGAGTTAAGCCCCAAACTTAACATcctttagtaaaaaagccccttatAGTGTAAAATTTTCCTGCCATTTAATCCCACATCAAAAAATTGTATGCAACACACcagtcccagatttctcactgatgAAATCTGAGAAAAGAATGTTTTATAAAAGAAAGTAATTCCCCACACTCTGTGAAGAAGCTGAAGCTGAAGAGAGCCGCGATATTTCACAATGCAAAAAGATGAAGGTTTAAGATGGACATCATTCTCTCCATACTTGATTATTGAAAACTTGTGAGATCTCAAACGTGTGCGTGAATAATTGTGAGCTAGAAGAGCGGGGGAACAATTGCATAAGCATGAACATAAAGACCCTTAGCAGCTACAAGAAATGTTTGCAAACTGCTATTTCTGCCCAAGATGGTGGTACAAGGGTGTTCAAGCTTTTACACCTACCATAGTCACCATTTTCTTAATGTGAATCTATTAAACAACTACAACCACATTAAAATTTGCAGAAAGGAAGGCATCATACTTAACTTTGCACTATGCAGAGgttgtgtcagcttctgtttactTAGGGAGTCAGTGAAACAGTAGGACTAGGGTGCTTAACTTTTGCAGATAGTTGTGTCTGTGTATTTTTATATTTACTATATATTCACTAGCCAGAAGTTCAAGTAGAGGAGTGAAATTTaacaataaatgtaaaaaaacaaaaaagaaaacccttcacatcagaaagatcaaaacatgtttttttcttatatatacaTAGACCCTTAGCCACTTCTGTAGAGACTGTGAACTCAAGGTAGGTCACATCATCGACataaaaaacttccctttaatgACACCCATGCATACTGCATATTGGTAATCATATATATAAGAATGGTCTTTTCTGATGTAAGgttgttttaattatttatatttaaTATATGTTGTTATCAGCAGTGGTCTGAACTCCACTTTCTTGCACTGTGCCTTGGGATGAGCCTCTGCCACTTTTGGAGTCTGTAGGCAACCTGAGTAGGATTGCTAGCTTACCCTGTGTCAACAGCCAAGCTAACCCAGTCCCAGTTTTGCTGCATTGCATGCATGGAAGTGTAGTTCAAACTGCCCTACTGATTTTTCCCTTAACTAGAACCAGAACTCCATACATGTAATAGGGCAGAACCAAGTCTGGATCCTCTTGTTCAGTTGACCTGGGCTGAGCTAGAAGCCCTACACCCAAGGGGAGATGCAGATAAAAACTGAAGTTTCCTAGCACCTTACCTTTTCCTTAAAAAAGTCACAAATTGACAGAACAGCCAATAAGGATATAACATTTTATTGAGCCAGGGTAAAAAACGCACATGCTGTCTGCAGACAGGGGTCTTTAGACACAGTACAAAACAAATTATAACTCTCCTCTGCCTCTGGACCTTGTGAAGTCCTAGAGAAACGCTTCCCCTTCTTCACATCACATCATCATAAAAATATTCATCCAAGTCAGGctcatctctctttctcctcctggttTCCTCTTCCTCCTGGTCCTCTTCGTGATGTTTGGGTTCATGGACTCGGAAAGCAGGGTGCTTTGGCTTTATGCCATAACCTGAGAGAGATGGGAAGATTAGCATCTTCAAAACTGGAGATACTCATGGTCACACTTACCAGAGCAGTGTAACGCCCTTAAAACTATCCTCAGTGAGCTAGGATTTCTTTCAGCTAATTACAGTTCCTAGGGAGGATTataccttccccctccctcccccccccccccagcaatttaTTAGCTGCGCTTACAGGGAAAATCTGTGTGCCATAGAAACCCCCAATACAAGCCCCCTTCCCATTTGCCATTTTAAGAAAGGATTCCCATAACCCACAAGCTGCATCCCCCAGAGCAAATTCTCCAGATCGAAAGCCAGGACTTGCTTCTGCTGTTTCCACACTTTCTGTGGGTATGGACTATGCGACAAACTTACTCCTTTCTGACAGACACATTGCAGGATGCCTAACGTTCCAGAGTCCCACTGGATCAgtgccccccacccctacccctagATGTTAGAAATGATCATTTACTGTCCACTAGGCCAAAATGCTTCTGAGGGATTTCCAGTGGAACCATAAAATCAATTGGAATATAACGTTTTTCTctgtgtaagaaaaaaaaaaagaggaaattaaTGTACCTCTCACTAGATATAACCATATAATTTGTTCCCTCTCCCCATGCCATGTATTCTTTCTATCCCTTACATAAATACAGTACCCCCACTGCATGCAGTCAACAAAAAACGCTAACTCCAAGCTCCCACACTTAATTCAACACTCAATCCCTCCCTGCactacaaactactactactaatttctatagtactactagatgcTGTACACAtgatacacacactcacacatccCCCCCATAGGTTAACACACAGTACTTTTCACATTTTTGAAATTTTCTACATAAAAGGTGTTCATCTTTTATTAGATTTTCTTaaaatctccccctccccaaaccatATTCATACTGGAGATTATCATTTCAGTGTCGTGGCAGCACAAGCGCCAATGAGAGTCAGCATAGCACTGCTGTGACCTAGATCTCAATGGAAAGATTAGCTGAGAAACAATCTCCAAATATTTTATACAgtgcttcccccaccccctacccccaACTATTTTTCTCTTTACCTTTGTAGTAGAGGCAGAGGGAAAACGACTTCCAGCCCCAGCAAAGAAAAGAACACTAGACTCCAAAACCTGGGCATGTTTGTCCAGCGAAGAACTTCTACTACTGACCAAAGCCCTTTCAATGCTTCCTCTCAGGCTTCTAATGTTGCTATGACAATCTCTTTTTGATGTCACACTACTCTTTATGACATCAGAGAGATTGAACCAGACTCTTCAGTGTCAGAACAGCTTTCTTATTAGACTATTATCCAATGGTCATTTATGCAACACGGTTCCAGCTCCTTGTTTAAATAGCTTTGGTGCCATGcacatgaaaaaataaataattagatgAATATTTTTGATTGCTAGTGACAGTTTCCCACCATATGTATCAATATATCCTGTCTGGTAACAGAAAGtcaatttatttgtttatttatgaacataagaatagccatactggggcagaccgatggtccatctcatctcactgagaggcagatgcagcaaccaaacgtaaaaaaatctaaatcgttaaagtccctaacgattttaaaataacgaaaaatgcaccaaaaaaaaaaagtcacacatgctgaaatcggtattgaaacgtacaatgtatcaaagaatcacaatacacatcgttaatcggcccccaaatcatgcgcagagcagccaagcgttatgttagctgctctgcgcatgccacaaacagtcaaaacacagtcaaatcacaagcacatggctcccaaatcaaaacaaaaaaaaaaaaaaagggtcgggagggggcaagggcgctcatcaggagcgtcctgtacggacggccttgcccccccccccccgctgctccccactttccgccactccccccaccccgaaaaagcaaaattctagcagcccctgcccccctcccctacgtaggttactgacgtcagacaggggcgggcgcagcaggagaaagacgcgccatcgaagctgggcgaaggcaggcagccaggcatcagctttcttcttgcccgtgcagcgccttcggacagaggagagaggcgctgcatgggcccggtaagagggaggggggcccgatggaggaggggaatggcggcgacgaccccaaaagggggcggggcacaggacggaggatgtcgggaggcggagctgaggtgagagagtagtgaggaagggaggggggcaggggctgctagaattttgctttttcggggtggggggagcggcggaaagtggggagcagcggggggggggggggcaaggccgtccgtacaggacgctcctgatgagcgcccttgccccctcccgatcctttttttatttttatttttttatgtgttttctgacgtcttttggaccaatcacagcgcttttagctctgctaatgcgctgggattggctcaaagtttgtttattttttcacttaatgatttttcctggcacagagctgtcctaacgagaggtccagacctctcgttagatttcctgcctttttcctgtgtaaaggcaatcggaaaaggttagtgcatgtcgtttcaatggggttttcacactaattgctcatctccattccgttttcgttagctgctggcttcctcggtaaaagccctttgatgcatgcaacggatcaaattttcctcgttggagagtcattaaaggctcatttagctttagtgcatctgcctcttagtatcctgcttccagcaatggccaatccaggtcacaagtacctggcagaatcccagcaagagttcatgctaccaatcccaggtacagcagtggctttccccatttctatctcaatagctatggccttttcctccaggaacctgtccaaaccttttttaaacccagatacgtgaaccgctgttactacaaactctggcaacaagttccagaaactatttgttgagtgaaaaaaatatttccttctatttatttttaaagtatttcaatgtaacttcattgagtgccccctagtctttatactttttgaaagagtaaaaaaataaatcaattcattttttactcattctacaccactcaggattttgcagacctcaatcacatcccccctcagccggctcgtttgcaagctgaagagttctaatctctttagccgttcctcatatgagaggagttccatccccttaatcattttggtcgcccttctttgaaccttttctaattccactattagttgtttgagatacatcaaccagaattgtacacaatactcaaggtgaggtcacactatggagcaatatacaagcattatagtattatttgtcttattttctattcctttcctaataattcatagcactCTGCTTTTCTAGCTGCTGCCGTACACTGGGCAGACGATTTTAGCGTACTGTCCACGGACAcctatttatcatttttaacCTGCTTACACCTAAGCGgttcagaaaataaagaatataCAATACTTAAAAATGTACAATAATGCTTTATCAAACTACAGCAAAGTTGTACTAAGCCATAAATATCCAGGGAATTTATTTGAGTAATCATGGACTGCAGCAGGAGCAGACTTCACCTCTCTGTATCTGCCATTGAGGCACTATAAAAGAAAAATTAtgagaaaactagtaaaaaaaaggcccgtttcagacacaaatgaaacgggcgctaggcaaggttttccttggagtgtgtttgtttgagagagtgtgtgtgatagtcaCTGTGTGAGGGAgacagtgagactgggtgcgagtgtgtctgtgtgagagagagagagtgtgtgtgtgagactgagagtGTGTCCCAgggccctcccctctccctcccttcttgttCCAGggtcctcatcccccctccctccctcccagttccagggtcgtcgtctccccctccctccctcccagttccagggtcgtcgtctccccctccctccctctgttcgAGTGCcatggtcatcccctccctccgagtttcagggtcgctctccccccccccccctcgcttcctccctccgagtttcagggttccctccctccgagtttcaggttcccccctgtatgtgtgtgtgttgtacaGATTGtttgtggggggttggggggatgtaGTTGGTGAAGTGGTATGTGGTTGCGGTGGGGTTTGAGTGGAGTTTAGAATTGTTGGATTTCACTGTTCTATTGACAGAGGAGCGGTAGTTGATTCTGAAGTTCAAGGCTTCATCATTGTGTGTGTCTATGAGACAGACAGTGTCTGTGTGAGACatatcctgtgtgtgtgtgtctgtgtctgtcagtGACAGTGGTGGGGGTGCGTTTGATGATATTAGAtggtgcatgagtgtgtgtgtgtgtgtgtgtatgagtcagtaattgtgtttgtgtgtgtgtggggggggggggaactgtgtgtgttgtgtatcacagagagagattgtgtgtgtatgtgtgagatagGGGAGGTTTTCTAACAgggtgttacatttttttttctctgtcagaatgacagggggtgggggttggggtgatGCATTTGTTGAAATATGTGTGGGGGTGAAGATCGCGTTTCCTCTTACCTGGTGTGCAGTTGTGATTCGTTTTTCTGTGGGTGCCGTTTTTGACTGGCAGCGGGCGGGCTGGCTGGCAGTTTCGTAGCGATGTGGTTTGGCGGGGCGGGCTGCAGTTGGACTCGCAATgctgggtgggcgggcgggcggtCTGGCTTTCAATTTGACAGGCAGCGGGCGTGGTTTCTGTTGGACTGTCAGTCCTTTGTCTTTCTTTCCGGCTGCCGTGGGTGCCATTTTTGACTGGCAGCAGGTGGGCGAGCTGGCGGTTTCTGTGCTATTTGTTTTGACGGGGCGGGCTGCAGGTTGACTTGCGCTGCTGGGCAGGCGGGTGGGCTAGCTTTGGCGTGCAGGGTGGCGGGCTGCAGGTCGACTCATCctgctgttgcttgggctctctggatgacatcatccaaggCTTCAGACCcgggcacagccaatcagaatggagacacgggcccaggcagcttcatggaacgttcatggtgcaaattattatataggatgtgtgtcTTAATCAAGGTTTCTTAGCCTACTTTCTTACTTGGAAAGTGGGCTTATAAAATCATTGTGACAtacacagtagatgacagcagatctgCCTACTGAGCAGTTGTATGATGTCACATTTTTTCCAAGTGTATTTTTGTTTCAAGATCCATATTTAATCCAAGTTACTCTACACTCCCCCTCATATTTTATCAGCAAGATTTATAATAATCTAAACATCTCCCCAAAGAATCACTTAAACATCCAGCCTCCTAGGCCTCCCTGGCATTGCTAGGGGTACCCAACCATTACCAACTTCTGGGGCATTTTAACTCCCCGTCACACACCTAGTTTCCCAATGGACCTCTGAGTCACACAGCTGTATTTTCTTTATCCACTTTGTTTCCTCCTCCTTATCACGTTGTTGAAGACTACCCAATCACGCCACTCTggttggtttatggtttattggatATTTCAGGGGAGTTGTAGTTTTCTTGGTCCGTTAGCCATAATGGAGTAATTGTATAAAGGCAATCTAAAGTTGGGCATTAAAACGCTGctctagaatttgcacttagcaccCAACAATTATGTGCACAAGTGCGGattttagcacctaactttaTCCCAAACACTTATGCTCGTGAGTAACTGATAGTTTTCTAAAACCTTAGTGGcatcagtgctgggcacactcctgatctgcccatgcccctcccatgtccacaccccttTGCAGTTTCACAATATAGAACTTGCACTCTAAGGTTACAGACTACCgactaatgggcagatgatcaaaagcaaatgctggCAATAgcggctataatctttttaggaaggatagagagggacgtaaaggtggaggagtagctctgtatgtcaggaatgatatcacagcaactgaaatgacagggaagtggggaaaggaagaagcgatatggatcaccttaaaaagagaggatagaaccttggtccacgtgggtgttgtctacagacccccgacacaattggaggaactggataaagatctgatcgctgatattcagaagttggggaagaaaagagaggtgctgttgttgggagattttaatctgctggatgtagattggaaggttccttctgcgaaatcggaaagaagtagagagattgtggatgctttccaaagtgctctgctcagacaaatggtgacggaacccacaagggagggagcgacgctggatctggtgctcacgaatggggatagtgtgtcaaatgtccgagtggctgcgcacctgggaagcagtgaccatcaaacggtttgttttgatataacggatcatgtggttagcggccactctacacacaaagtcctggacttcaagcgaactgactttaacaaaatgggggaatacctgaggaaggagctgatgggctgcgagaacgcacaacacgtggaaggacagtggtccaagctgaaagaagtaataaacagggccacagacctttatgtaaggagagtaaataaaagcaagagaaaaaggaaaccgatatggttttcaaagcaagtggctgagaaaataaaggctaaagagttagcattccagaaatacaaaaaatctcaagtagaggaacacggggaggaataccggatgaaactgaaagaagccaagagagaggtacgtctggcgaaggcgcaagcggaagaacaaatggctagaaatgcacggaggggagacaaaaacttcttcaggtatattagtgaaaggagaaagactaaaaaggggattgtgagattacaagatacagcaaaacgctatgtagaaaatgatgaagaaaaagccaatttgctaaatagatacttttgttctgtttttactgaagaaaatcctggggaaggaccgagagggactggcaaaagtacacctgagaatgaagtggatagagcaccgttcacgaatgagagtgtgtatgaacaacttggaaagctaaaggtggacaaagccatggggccagacgggatccaccccagaatactgagggagctcagagaggttctggcgggtcctcttaaagatttgtttaataaatccttggagacgggagaggttccgagggaatggagaacggcggaggt
This portion of the Microcaecilia unicolor chromosome 4, aMicUni1.1, whole genome shotgun sequence genome encodes:
- the C4H11orf94 gene encoding uncharacterized protein C11orf94 homolog gives rise to the protein MPRFWSLVFFSLLGLEVVFPLPLLQREKRYIPIDFMVPLEIPQKHFGLVDSYGIKPKHPAFRVHEPKHHEEDQEEEETRRRKRDEPDLDEYFYDDVM